A DNA window from Schistocerca gregaria isolate iqSchGreg1 chromosome 2, iqSchGreg1.2, whole genome shotgun sequence contains the following coding sequences:
- the LOC126336880 gene encoding uncharacterized protein LOC126336880: MKSPAYVAVLALLLGSVATSESYDHRRMVETLLRFGAENVSPKLLPALKKSHVGDIRALADDAVIVSKYSFSLQSTTQNVDGVLANLTLSGLPTLKVGRNGKSLLASGTLSIDGQYSLYGTSSGSLLEGQGGISIQLTDYDVEASSDYTVIDESKLAINSVDIKLNAPSIKITYENLILDMGATQFLNDLLRH; the protein is encoded by the exons ATGAAATCGCCTGCTTACGTTGCTGTGCTCGCACTGCTGTTGGGCAGTGTGGCAACTTCAGAAAGCTACGACCACAGACGCATGGTCGAAACACTGCTGCGCTTCGGTGCCGAAAACGTCAGCCCTAAACTGCTGCCAGCCCTGAAAAAGAGCCACGTCGGTGACATCAGAGCCCTcgctgatgacgctgtaatagtcagcaAATACTCCTTCTCACTGCAGTCTACAACCCAaaa CGTGGACGGCGTCCTGGCTAACCTTACTCTCTCTGGTCTCCCGACGCTTAAAGTGGGCAGGAATGGAAAATCTCTTCTAGCAAGCGGTACTCTATCTATCGATGGACAATACAGCTTGTATGGAACTTCTAGCGGTTCCCTTTTGGAAGGACAAGGAGGGATCAG TATACAACTGACTGACTACGATGTCGAAGCTTCTTCAGATTATACTGTCATTGACGAAAGCAAACTGGCTATCAACTCTGTGGACATAAAACTAAACGCACCTTCAATTAAG ATAACCTACGAGAACCTTATACTAGATATGGGTGCAACACAATTTCTCAACGACCTTCTACGacattaa